CCAGGGAAATACCATCCCCCATAGGGATCCTCTTCATCCCAGGGACCCCCCCCttcacctccctgcaccccagccagggATCGCCTACCCTCCATAGGGCCCTTCCCCCTGGGGAACCCCCCAACAGGGACTCCCCCCAACATCTTACTTCCGCCCATCCCCTCGCCCCGGGAACCCGGatctgccctggcccctcccccgggGACCCGCCTTGGCGGGGGGGGGTCACGGGCCCGGGGCGCTGCCCCCCCTTGACCTATCTCTGCTCCCCAGGTTTTCCGTAGCTATGGGGGGGCCGCTGTGGACGTGGCCCAGGACTTCTCGCTGCAGACGTGTCGCACCATCTGCGCCCTGGCCTTCGGCCCCATGGTGAGGGGGGGGCGCCGCAGGGGACCCCGGCctccgggggggggcggggagcgccCCGAGGGGTCCCCGGCGTTAGGGCGGGGAGGGCAGAGACTCACCCCTAGGGGACCCCGGCCTCCGGGGGGTGGGCGGGGAGCGCCCCGAGGGGTCCCTGGCGTCCGGGCGGGGAGGGCAGAGACTCACCCAGAGACTCACCCCTAGGGGACCCCGGCGTCCGGGGGGGTGCGGGGAGCGCCCCGAGGGGTCCCCAGCGTCCGGGCGGGGAGGGCAGAGACTCACCCCTAGGGGACCCCGGCTTCCGGGGGGGTGCGGGGAGCGCCCCGAGgagacccaggcgtccgggcggcGAGCGACCCTAGGGGACCCCGGCGTCCGAGGAAGCTGggcgggcagggggagggggaggatttggggggctccgtcccgctccctccccccagatgcCGGACGCCGCCGCCACCCGGGACATCCAGGCCTGTATCACGGAGCTGGTGGATCTGTGGGGCCGGGGCGCCGTGCGGGCGCTGGACGCGCTGCCCCTGCTCAGGGTGaggggcggcagggggcactggggggcggggacggGATGTCGCTGTGGGGGGCAGCGGGGCCGAGGACGAGGTGTCGCTgtggggggccagcagggggtgggggagctgtggggctgggcggggagggggtgtcgctgtggggggccagcagagggcgggggagctgtggggctgggcggggagggggtgtcgctgtggggggaagcagggggcgggggagctgcagggggcgctgtggggtggggagggggtgtcgctgtggggccagcagggggcgccgcaGTCTCAATCTCGGGGTCCCCCCCAGGTGTTCCCCAGCGGGGCCCTGCGGCGGCTCCTGACGCAGGTTCGGTTCCGAGACGCCTTCGTCCGGGCCCAGATCCAGCAGCACCAGGTGGGGGCCGGGGGGGCTCCCCGGGGATGGAGCCgctgggcggggctgggggttCTCCGGGTTGAGGGGTGTCCCTGGGGGCTGGGTACAGGGTGGGGGGTCTCGAGTATGCGGAGTTAGGGTCCCTGGTAAAGGGTTTGGGAGTCGGGtttggggggtgtctggggaaagggtggggtacagggtgggggtgcagggtccccGGTGTTGGGTTTGGGGGTCTCTGGAGCAATGGGGGAGCGTCcctggggagggagttggggggtctctgggggggtAGAGGGTGgtggtgctctggggtggggtttgggggtttctggggtgggggtgcagggtccccGGTGCGGGGTTTGggggtctctggggtgggggtgcagggttcCCGGTGCGGGGTTTGGGGATCCCCATTACCTCCTCTGACCCCACATCCCCCCAGGAGTCGCTGCACCCCGAGTGTGCCCGGGACATGGTGGATCACATgctccagctgctgggggagcggcgaggggctgggggggaccccGCGGCCGAGGGGGGCCTCACCCCGGAGCACGTTCACATGGCGCTCGTGGACCTCTTCATCGGGGGCACCGAGACCACGGCCGCCCTGCTCACCTGGGCCGTGGCCTTCCTGCTGCACCACCCCCAGGTGAGCCCCGAACCCCCAAACctccctgtacccccaaacctccccacgGCCGCCCTGCTCACCTGGGCCGTGGCCTTCCTGCTGCACCACCCCCAGGTGAGCCCCGAACCCCCAAACctccctgtacccccaaacctccccacgGCCGCCCTGCTCACCTGGGTCGTGGCCTTCCTGCTGCACCACCCCCAGGTGAGCCCCGAACCCCCAAACctccctgtacccccaaacctccccacgGCCGCCCTGCTCACCTGGGCCGTGGCCTTCCTGCTGCACCACCCCCAGGTGAGCCCCGAACCCCCAAACctccctgtacccccaaacctccccacgGCCGCCCTGCTCACCTGGGTCGTGGCCTTCCTGCTGCACCACCCCCAGGTGAGCCCCgaacccccaaacctcccctgtacccccaaacctccccacgGCCGCCCTGCTCACCTGGGCCGTGGCCTTCCTGCTGCACCACCCCCAGGTGAGCCCCgaacccccaaacctcccctgtacccccaaacctccccacgGCCACCCTGCTCACCTGGGCCGTGGCCTTCCTGCTGCACCACCCCCAGGTGAGCCCCGAACCCCCAAATctccctgtacccccaaacctccccacgGCCGCCCTGCTCACCTGGGCCGTGGCCTTCCTGCTGCACCACCCCCAGGTGAGCCCCGAACCCCCAAACctccctgtacccccaaacctccccacgGCCGCCCTGCTCACCTGGGCCGTGGCCTTCCTGCTGCACCACCCCCAGGTGAGCCCCgaacccccaaacctcccctgtacccccaacctccccaccacCCGCTCTGACTGCCTCCTGCCCCATCACTGCGCTGCCCGTTGGGGGTGGGCGAGGGCACCCTGTGCTTGGGGGAAGAGTTCgggggggtctctgtgggtgaccttggtcaagtcccatcgctccctgcctcagtttccccatttgtacagTAGGCAGGATGATCCCGCCCCCCCATAAAGCACTGGGCAATCCCTGGTAAGAATGGGGGGGGCATCAGTCTCCATGGGGGTCAGTGTCCATGGGGCCCCCCACAGGTCCAGGACGGGATCCACGCGGAGCTGCAGCGGGTGCTGGGCCCCGAGCGCCCCCCCAGCTATGGGGACCGGGATCGGCTGCCCCTGCTCAGTGCCACCATCTCCGAGACGCTGCGTCTGCGCCCCGTGGcgcccctcgccctgccccacagcaccacgCGGGACACCaggtacccctcccccaccctgccccacggCCCCACAGCACCACGCAGGACACCAGgtacccctcccctgccccacgacCTGCATGCGGGACACCAGgtacccctcccctgccccatggcctgccccacagcaccacgCAGGACACCAGatacccctcccctgccccacggccTGCATGCGGGACACCAGGtaaccctcccctgccccatggcctgccccacagcaccacgCGGGACACCAGgtacccctcccctgccccacggccTGCATGCGGGACACCAGgtactcctcccctcccctgccccacggccTGCCCCATAGCACCATGTGGGACACCAGgtacccctcccccgccctgccccatggccccatcccccaccccgcccctcgccctgccccatAGCACCATGCGGGACACCAGgtacccctcccccgccccgccctgccccgcagcccccatcccctgcccctcccctcgccCTGCCTCACAGCACCACGCAGGACACCAGgtacccctcccctgccctgccccacggccTGCCCCATAGCACCACTCGGGACACCAggtacccctcccacaccctgtcccACGGCCCcatcccccgccccgcccctcgccctgccccacagcaccacgTGGGACACCAGgtacccctcccctgccctgccccacggccTTTTTGCCCCATAGCACCACTCGGGACACCAGGTACCCCTCTCCCACCCTGTCCCacggcccccctcccccaccctgccccacagcaccacgCGGGACACCAGGTACCCGCCCCTCCTCGGTCTGACCCCCCCTGTCTCTGCAGCCTCTTGGGCTTCGCCATCCCCAAGGGAACCACTGTGATCCCCAACCTCTTCGCCGCCCACCACGACGCGGGCACCTGGCGACACCCCCTGGAATTCAGGCCAGGTACTGCCCCCCGGGCCCTCCCCCGCCacggggctggggctgagcctgcccggacgcctgggtccccggttctcgtgggggggctgggggctgataccccctcctggacgcctgggtccccggttctcatggggggctgggggctgataccccctcctggatgcctgggtccccggttctcatggggggctgggggctgataccTCCCtcctggacgcctgggtccccggttctcatggggggctgggggctgatacccccctcctggacgcctgggtccccggttctcatggggggctgggggctgataccTCCCtcctggacgcctgggtccccggttctcatggggggctgggggctgataccTCCCtcctggacgcctgggtccccggttctcatggggggctgggggctgataccccctcctggatgcctgggtccccggttctcatggggggctgggggctgatacctccctcctggatgcctgggtccccggttctcgtggggggctgggggctgataccccctcctggatgcctgggtccccggttctcatggggggctgggggctgataccccctcctggatgcctgggtccccggttctcatggggggctgggggctgataccccctcctggatgcctgggtccccggttctcatggggggctgggggctgataccccctcctggatgcctgggtccccggttctcgtgggggggctgggggctgatacccccctcctggacgcctgggtccccggttctcatggggggctgggggctgataccTCCCtcctggacgcctgggtccccggttctcatggggggctgggggctgataccTCCCtcctggacgcctgggtccccggttctcatggggggctgggggctgatacctccctcctggatgcctgggtccccggttctcatggggggctgggggctgataccCCTCCTGGATGTCTGGGTCCCCGGTTCtcatgggggggctgggggctgataccCCCTCCTGAATGCCTGGGTCCCCAGTtctcatggggggctgggggctgataacccctcctggatgcctgggtccccggttctcgtgggggggctgggggctgataccCCCCTCCTGAATGCCTGGGTCCCCAGTtctcatggggggctgggggctgataccccctcctggatgcctgggtccccggttctcatggggggctgggggctgatacccccctcctggatgcctgggtccccggttctcatgggggggctgggggctgataccccctcctggatgcctgggtccccggttctcatggggggctgggggctgatacctccctcctggatgcctgggtccccggttctcatggggggctgggggctgataccTCCCtcctggacgcctgggtccccggttctcatggggggggctgggggctgataccccctcccggatgcctgggtccccggttctcatggggggctggtggctgataccccctcctggatgcctgggtccccggttctcatgaggggctgggggctgatacctccctcctggatgcctgggtccccggTTCTCGTGGGGGGCTGGTGGCTGATACCCActcctggatgcctgggtccccagttctcatggggggctgggggctgataccccctcctggatgcctgggtccccggttctcatggggggctggtggctgataccccctcctggatgcctgggtccccggttctcatggggggctggtggctgataccccctcctggatgcctgggtccccggttctcatgggggggctgggggctgataccccctcctggatgcctgggtccccggTTCTCatagggggctgggggctgataccccctcctggatgcctgggtccccggCTCtcgtgggggggctgggggctgatacccccctcctggatgcctgggtccccggttctcgtgggggggctgggggctgatacccccctcctggacgcctgggtccccggttctcatgggggggctgggggctgataccCCCCTCCTGAACGCCTGAGTCCCCGGTTCtcgtgggggggctgggggctgatacccccctcctggacgcctgggtccccggttctcatggggggctgggggctgataccctctcctggatgcctgggtccccggTTCTCatagggggggctgggggctgataccccctcctggatgcctgggtccccggttctcatggggggggctgggggctgataccCCCTCCTGAATGCCTGGGTCCCCGGCTCtcgtgggggggctgggggctgatacccccctcctggacgcctgggtccccggttctcatggggggctgggggctgataccCCCTCCTGGATGCCTGGGTCACCAGTtctcatggggggctgggggctgataccccctcctggatgcctgggtccccggTTCTCATGGGGGGCTGGTGGCTGATACCCCCTCCTGGATGCCTGGGTCACCAGTTCTCATGGGGGGCTGGTGGCTGATACCCCCTCCTGGATGCCTGGGTCACCAGTTCTCATGGGGGGCTGGTGGCTGATACCCCCTCCTGGATGCCTGGGTCACCGGTTCTCATGGGGGGCTGGTGGCTGATACCCCCtcctggacgcctgggtccccggttctcgtgggggggttgggggctgaTACCCCCTCCTGGATGCCTGGGTCACCGGTTCtcatgggggggctgggggctgataccTCCCTCCTGGATGCCTGGGTCACCGGTTCtcatgaggggctgggggctgataccctctcctggatgcctgggtccccggttctcatggggggctgggggctgatacccccctcctggatgcctgggtccccggttctcatggggggctgggggctgatatcctctcctggatgcctgggtccccggttctcatggggggctgggggctgatatcctctcctggatgcctgggtc
The Gopherus evgoodei ecotype Sinaloan lineage unplaced genomic scaffold, rGopEvg1_v1.p scaffold_80_arrow_ctg1, whole genome shotgun sequence genome window above contains:
- the LOC115643981 gene encoding steroid 21-hydroxylase, whose protein sequence is VFRSYGGAAVDVAQDFSLQTCRTICALAFGPMMPDAAATRDIQACITELVDLWGRGAVRALDALPLLRVFPSGALRRLLTQVRFRDAFVRAQIQQHQESLHPECARDMVDHMLQLLGERRGAGGDPAAEGGLTPEHVHMALVDLFIGGTETTAALLTWAVAFLLHHPQVQDGIHAELQRVLGPERPPSYGDRDRLPLLSATISETLRLRPVAPLALPHSTTRDTSLLGFAIPKGTTVIPNLFAAHHDAGTWRHPLEFRPERFLEADDPRLAQRNLLPFSCGARACLGETLARAEIFVFLGHVLREFRMEPPAPGALPALRGVFGTVVRCPPFRVRFLPRGPPEPPGTL